GGGAAAAAGTCCTTAAACATTATCTCACTTTTTAAATCGCCGATACCGCCTCTATGTGGGTCCTCTAGTGCCCAATAGATTTTCTTGATATTAGTTCTAGCAATAAAAAAACTGCAACCGAAACACGGTTCCAAAGAAGTAAATAAGATATTTTCGCCTGTCGCATCTTTTGATAACGCTAATCCCGATTGCCTAATACAAAGTATCTCTGCGTGAGCAGTAATGTCCTTTTGGGTTGTGTTCTCATTAAACCCTTTAGCAATTATGTTTCCCTGGCTATTTACTATAATTGAGCCAATAGGATAATTGTCTTTTTCAAAACCTTCTTTTGCCAGGTCAATGGATAGCTCCAAGTATTTTCTAATTTGTTCTTCGTTTAGCATAGGTTATTTTAATTGGCTTATCTTTTTAACAACGCTTGCATTATCCAAAAATTGAATTGTATTCAATCCAGCCCGGGAAGCGGCTTGTATGATTGTTTGACTATCGTCTATATAAATAACCTCATTCGGATTTTTAGCTAATTTTTTAGTCAGGGAAACATAGGCTTGCGGGTCTTTTTTTGATACTCCCATTACTTCTGCCGATAAAATACCTCTAAAAATCCCTGCTATCCTAGTTTTTATCTCTTTGGCGTTTTGGATTGAACCAGAAGTAAAAATATAAAGATCAAACTTTTTCTTAATTGTTTCAAGGTAAGCGAGTAGTTCTTCGTTTAACTCAAAATAGTCCAAAAATGCATAGTTTGGATTTTCTGCAAGAAGCTTCTTGTGCAAAGGATTTAAGTCTTCTTTATAGACCTTATCCTTGGCAAATAATAAAACTCGGGAAAAATCAAAAATTATCGTGTTAATCATATTATTGTCTTGGCTTTTTTAAGAGGTCTAAAACAAAATTAAATTTATCACCTTTAATAATTGTTGCTCCCGTGCCAGGTAGAGCTATATAGTCTTGAAGTTTCAGCTCCTCACCTTTATCGTCATAGACCTTTCCGCCAAATGCTCTACAAGCAACTGCGGCAGGTATAATATCCCACAAACCAGCAATTTGAACCCGGTGAACTGTGATTGCCGATTTGTGTGGGTTTATGACTGTATAGAGAGATTTTAGCCCTAATGCGGCTTGTTTTATTATACTTACACCAGACATATTTATAAGTTCCCGTTCAATAAAATCGCCAGGTCTTTGGTCAACATATATCGCATATTCTTGTGAGTATCCCCGAGTATTGTTTTCCCTAATTAAGTTATCTGGATTGTTACCGTCTATAAGAATCTTTTCTTTTGTTATAAAGTTGTAGCAAGCACCAAAAGTGGGGATACCATTTTCTACTAAGCCTAAAAGGAGACAGAAGTCGCTTGCTGCACCTAAATCCTCTTTAAGAAAATCTGTGATATCACCTTTATCTATGGCCTTGTTAACATATTCCAGATAACCCAAAGTTCCGTCAATCGGATCAATAGTTAAATAGTTGCCCGACTTCACAATTTCCAGGACTTTGTCTCCTTCCTCCGGAACAACTTGTAAATTATTGCTTTGTGCGATTTTTACCAATCTATTTTCTATTTGCTTATCGCAGTGTGTGACTACACTTTTGTCTGCCTTATGTTCCGCACTTATGGGAGTATTAAGAGTGAAATCCAGAAGCTCGTCTGAGGCTTCTACAATCATTTGGTTAAATAGCGAAAATGCTTGGTCTTTGGTCGTAGATTAGATTATAAACTACTTTAATCTATACCAAGGCTCCTTTGTCTTGGTTTCCTACTCTGAAGTTTCCACCTTCACTTGAGTTTCGACGGACGGACGAATGAGTCAATCAGGACCGCTGAGGGTGGGAACTGCTTAATTTATCCGGACTGAATCACAAGGTAAGATAACTCACGAACAGTGGAATGATTTTAGGACTATGCCAAATTGGAAACAGTAATGTTTACTGTTTCCTCGACTGATTTCACTGAAACATCAATTACCTTTCCATATACAAAACCTGAAACCAATATATAGACGGCAGTGGTAGCAACAGTACCGTAAGATTTTTGTCGGTGTGAATCCCTTTGGATGCAAACGCGTAGGGGAGCTGTCAGGGTGAAAACAAAATTTTTCGGGAAGTTTTTTATCAGGTCTTCTATCTGATTACGATGATAAAAATTCCCGTCAACCACAACCGATATTCCATTTTTGATAGTTTGTTTTATTTTGGGAAGAATATATTCGTTGACCTTTAAAAAACTTTTTAATGGGATGCAGCCTTGTTTTTCGTCTATATTGTCAAGATTTTTTTCCAAAAGAACGTCATCAACAGAAATATAATCTCCGTTTATACTTTTTGCTATTTTTTGGCAATGGTTGATTTACCAATCCCCAACGGACCTCTGATGATTATTAGTGAGCCCATGACTGATTATACATAAGTTCGAAAATCGCTCCGGATGCTCCACCGCTGCGGACCAGGTTAGTACTTGTTTTGTTTAGTTTTGTGATAGACTTCAGTATGACAGAGGTTAAAAATGTTCTTTGTGTATGGAACGTTTCTGAATGGGACAACGAGCACAAAAGGGCATTGGGGCAGGCGGTAGGAGAAGGGTTGGCTACCGCTTCTATATCATCCGAAGGCCTAGCGACAGTAGTGGCAAGGGAGGATGTATACCCTCAATTATACCGTAGGATGACTCAAATTTTGAACGAACCGGGCGTACCGATAGCGCCAGCAGCTGAGGCGCCCAAATCAAGGCAGTAGCGGAAGCTGAAGTTTCTACCTACACTTAAGTTTCGGCGGACAAGCCGGCGGACCAGACGAATCAATCTGAGCTGATGTTTACGAATGGTTGTATAATCTGCCCATGAATAATAAACTACCTCCTTGTTGTTATAGGGTATCGATTAAGGCATTGATATTTAAGGATGAGAAAATACTTTTGATAAAAGAAGCTGATGGCAGGTGGAGTTTACCTGGTGGAGGACTAGAGGTTGGAGAATCGTTTTCATCAGCGGTTACAAGAGAGTTGGAGGAAGAAATTGGTGTGAAAGCAACAAAAGTTTCCTCTCAACCTTTATACACCTGGACGCTTGTAAGTGTTAATAAACACGGTAATTTAGTTCCTAAAGTAATTTTGGCTTTTGTTGTTGAAACAGATTCTTTTAATTTCAAGAATGATTCTAGTGAAAGTGTTGAAATAAATTTCTTTTCAAAATTAGAAATACTAACATTGGACTTACATCCAAACGCGCAGGAATTATGTAAAGTTCTCTAGTTTATGACTGGGTATAAAAAGTTGGAACCTGTGCGTTAAAGCTACGGCGGACGAATTAGTCAATCAGGACCTGAACGAGCGGGAGATTAAATCTGAAAAAACATAAATTCGTAAATTTATGATAGCCTAAGTTGATGTCGCGCGACCTATCCGGTTTGTTTAATCCAAAATCAATTGCGGTAATCGGGGCATCCCGGTCGCCTAAAAAACTCGGGGCGATAGTTCTCAAAAACATAAATATCTCCGGTTTTTCAGGCCGGGTGTATCCGGTTAATCCTAATGTTTACAATGTCGGCCCGGTGAAATTTTACCCGGATGTGGCTAGTCTACCGGAAGTACCTGATTTGGCGGTGATTGCGATTCCCGCGGGAGGAGTTTTGGGGGTATTGGAAGAATGCGGAAAGGCGGGGATTAAAAATATTGTCATATTTTCGGCCGGATTTAAGGAAGCCGGAGAAGAGGGCCAGGCACTGGAAAAACAACTAATCGCGATTGCGACTTATTACAAATTTAATATTCTGGGGCCAAATTGCCTGGGTTTTGCCTCGACTGTCCCCCCGCTTAACGTGACTTTTGGCCAGGTTATCAAAAACCGCAGTAGTTTAAGATTTATATCCCAATCGGGGGCTTTGGCCTCAAGCTTGTTTGATTGGTGCCAGTCGACCGGTCTCGGTTTTAACAGTTTTATAACTATCGGCAACAAAGCGGTAGTTAATGAAAACGATATTTTGGAATATTGGCTGCCACAACTGGGCAAGAGTAGCGAGACAACACGACCGGTGGGTTTATATCTTGAGTCAATCGTGTCGGGCCAGGATTTTATTAAAACCGTAAAACAAATTACCCCCCACAATCCCGTATTTATTTTGAAACCAGGCAGGTCGGCGGCGGCGGTAGAAGCGATGCGTTCACACACCGGGGCTATTGCCGGAGAAGATAGAGTGCTTCGGGCGGCTCTGGCTGAAGCCGGGGCGATTCATTGCCAGGAACTGGGTGATTTTTTTGATTTGGCTCAGGCGTTGGCGTGGAAAAACGCTCCCCGCGGCCCACAAGTAGCCATAGTTTCAAACGCCGGCGGGCCGGCGGTAATGACAACTGATACGGTGGCTGACTGCGGGTTGGAAATGGCTAAGTTTAGCCGTGCTACCCACCAAAAATTATTGGAGTGCCTACCCCGGGTGGCCTCGGCGCTTAACCCGGTAGATGTTTTGGGTGACGCACTGGCGCAGCGGTTTGGAGAAGCTTTGGAAATAATTTTGCAGGAAAAAACAGCCCACGCGATAGTAGCGTTACTAACGCCGCAACTGATGACGCAGATCGAAAAAACGGCCGAAATAATCGGAAAACTATCGGCCAGATACTCTCAGCCAATCTTTTGCTCGTTTATAGGCGGCTATCATACGGTTGACGGCAAAAAAATACTCAATCAATATAAAATTCCGAATTATTCTTATCCTGAAAGAGCAATTAAAGTGATCGCCAAAATGTGGCAATGGCAAAACTGGCGCAAACACAGGTCGGTATCCCGTCTTTCGGGACGACTGTTAACGGAAAATCTGCCGGGGGTGGAAAAAATTCTTAATCAAGCAGTAGCGGCAAAATTACCAACGCTTGATAATCTACAAGCTGACAGATTGATGGGGATGATCAAAGTGCCCACTCCCCCGACTGAAGTTATCACTTCTGTAAACCAGGCGGTAATTTTTGGCCGAAAGTACGGTTGGCCGGTGGTTTTGAAATTATCGTCGGTGGGACTTTTGCACAAATCAAATGTGGGCGGGGTGATTGTGGGCATTAAGTCGGCCCGGGAACTTACCAATGACTTTAATAAGCTTGTCCGCAAGACAGCTAAACTGAAAAAAGAAAATGGGCAAGAGACGGGAATCCAGATTCAGAAACAAGTGGTGGGGGGAATTGAAATAATATTCGGGATTCGACGTGATGCCTGTTTTGGGCATATCTTTTTGTTTGGCGCCGGAGGCAAGTATGCTGAAGTTTTGGATGACCATAACTTGGGATTGTTGCCCATTACTTTGGAAAAAGCCAAAAAGTTGGTGGCGAGGAGCAAAATATTTAAAATGTTGTCGGGGTATCGGGATGATCCGCCGTATAACCTCAGCAGACTTTATGAAATTATGATGACTCTGGGGCAACTGGTAACTAGCTATCCACAGATTAAGGAAATTGAAGTTAACCCAATGATTATTACTCACAAAGGGGTTTGGGCGGTGGATCCCAAAGTTATACTGAATCAGGAAAATAATTGACAGGTCAATCTAATACGCCGTCCAACCGGAGTCGGCAGTAATGACGGCCCCGTTTACCAAACTGGAATCATCTGAGGCGAGAAACAAGGCCACTTGGGCGATCTCGAGAGGTTCACCCATCCGGGGATTATTGCCCACGCCCGACATAGCTCGTTCCATTCCAAATTTATTGGGGTTATCGATGGTTTTGCCGATATTGGTATTGACACCACCGGGGGTGATAGCATTGCAGCGGATACCCTCTTTGGCGTATTGAAAACCGATGTTTTTGGTTAACCCGATTACAGCGTGTTTTGAAGCGGTATAGGCGGCGCCGGCACGTGAACCCTGTAATCCACCAATGGATGAAATATTGATGATATTCCCCTTTTTGTTTTGGGAAAATATCGGCATGGCTTTTCTGATAGTGCGCATGGGTCCGGTGAGATTGACACCCAGGACTTTTTCCCAAAGCTCATCGGTAACATCGGCAATAGGGACAAAATTGTCCATAATACCGGCATTGTTGACTAAAATATCCAGAGTTCCATAAGTCTTGACGGCAGAATCAATAAGGCTGTCCACCTCTTCCTGGCGAGCGACATCGGCGGAAGCGGCAGTGGCAATCCCATGGGCAGCGGTAATTTCCGAAACTACTTGCCCGACACCTTGCGCGTTGATATCCGAAACAATTACTTTGGCCCCTTCTTTGGCAAATAAAACAGCGATGGCTCTACCAATACCGCTGGCGGCGCCGGTGACAATGGCAACTTTGTTTTCTAGTTTCATTTGGCTAAATCCTTCTGAATGATTAATTATATAAATTTGGACTTATTACTAAATAGTAATTTTACACATAATTTTATCTTATTGCAGCGGATGGAAAAAAATTTGCTAGACTAGTCTATGAATTTTGAAAGAATACAGACGATTGCGATCGAAACGGTGATGGATAGCAAAACAAAAGAAGTGCTTCTGACCCTCGGCTTGGTGGTGATACCGTTTGTGTGGAGCGGGCCACAACTATTGGTTGGTTCAGTGGTGAACATGTTGTTGTGTTTGACGGCGGCAAATAGTCAGCCGAAAAGTTGGTGGATAAAGGCGGCTTTGCCTAGTTTGGCGGTGGTAGCCCGCGGAGGATTGTTTAGCTCTTTTACCCCATATCTTTTGTATTTATGGCCAATAATTACGTTAGGGAATTGGGTATTTATGAGTATTGGTCAAAGTAAACTAAAAGTTTTAGCAAAAATTAAATTGCCGGTGGCGGCTATAACTAAAATGGTGATACTTATGACCGGGGCGACGGTATTGGCTCAACTAAAAATAATACCGGGGGCCATGGTGGGCAGTATGGGGATAATCCAATTAGTTACGGCTTTAATTGGTGGAATGCTTGCTGCCTTATGAATGAAAGTCAGACCTTAACAGAGCTTCTGAAAAATGGTAGCCCATTGGTGGCGATGTTGGCACCGTCGTTTCCGATTGTTTTTAATCCAAAAACTATTGTTGGGCAATTAAAGCGGGCCGGGTTTCAGCAAGTGGTTGAGATTTCGGTGGGAGCCAAACGCACCAACGAAATGATTATTGAGGCGCTGAAAAAAGACGAAACTTCCAGATTTATTGCCAGCCCTTGCCCTAATATTGTCAGAATGATACGAACAAAATTTCCGGAAGCGGTAAAGTATTTGGCCTTAAGCGCTGATTCACCCATGGTGGCCACCACCCGCATAGTTATTGAGAAATTCAGCGGTAAACGACCGGTTTTTATCGGCCCGTGTCTGGTAAAGAGACTGGAAGCCGCGCAAGATTATCCGGAACTAAACATTCTTTGTATAACCTATAGGGATTTACAACAAATTTTTGCTGATCTAAAAATCGAAGAGGAAGAGAGAGATAAAAATGTAGCGTTTGATTTATCCGGGGAAGAAACCCGACTCTATCCTATTTCGGGCGGATTGGCTCAAAGCAGCGGGGTGAGGGATCTTCTAAGTGACGATGATATTGAAGTGGTATCAGGGGCGAAAAATGCAGAGGAGGCGGTGAAACGGTTTCTTGACTCTGACCATCTCCGGCTTCTTGATATTCTTTTCTGTGAGGGAGGGTGTATCAGCGGCCCGGGAATTGACAGTCCATTAACTTTGGAAGAAAGGCGGAAAAAGGTAACTGATTATTGGAACAGACAAGTTGGTCAACTACCGTAAATATTTTTCAATATTGTGAAGATGCTCTTTGTAGGTAGGGGCGCAATGAATCTGCCGGTTATTGTCATGAATATAATATAAACAATCGGTGTCTGTCGGGTTTAAGACAGCTTCGATGGCATCTATCCCGGGATTACTAATCGGGTGAGGAGGCAACCCTTTGTATTTATAGGTATTGTAGGGAGAATCGATATTCTTAATATCGCTAGATTTTATGGGTGACCACCAACCTTCGTCGGTTTTGCCCCGGGCGTATTGCACCGTGGCATCGATCTCCAGCTTCATATCTTCTTTCAAAAGCCTGTTCCAAAGTATTCCGGCAATAAGGGGCATATCAGCTTTGCCCGCCGCTTCCCTCTGAATTATGGAGGCAAGTCGAAGCCCGGTGGTCCAAATAATATTTTGTTTGGCAAACTGTGGGAGGTAGGGATCGAATTTTTGGTTGAAACGATTGATCATCCGGTTGGCAATATCCAGCCCACTTTCCCCAACGGGGATAAGATAGGTGTCGGGGAAATATACCCCCTCATGATAATCGAGTTTCATGGCGGTATAGACGGTGTTCCATTTGTCTAGATCGTCGGAGGTCCAATTGAAAGTTTTTGTAAAAATTTCGCCAATTTCTTCTTTTCTTAACCCTTCGGGGATAATCACCCATTTCATATCGGGCGATGTGGTAAGTTTATCCGCCACCCGCCAGACATTCATGTTTTTTGAAAGGAAATATCCTCCCGGCTCGATTTGGTTGTGTTTATTTTTTATATACAAGACTAAGTTGAAAGCCAGAGGACTGCGGATAAACCCCTGACTTTTTAATTTGTCGATTATCACCGATTCGGCTGATTTCAAGGTAACAGTGAAAACTTGGGTGTTTTGAGTTTTTGGCACTGGAGCGCCAAAAAACATGAAGTAGGTAACAGACAAACTTACACCAACAGTGAGAAATAATCCTGCGATTATTAAGACAATTTTATACTTCGTCAAATATCTTATTATATATGCCCGGTGAGTAGTCTCCTACACTGAAGTTACTACGGGCTGCTTTTATTCTTGGTGAATTCCTAAATTTTGTACTATTTCTCTCCTTTGGACAAAAGTGGCTTCGCCTTCTGCCATTGGCATTGGTCTGAAGCCAAATTTATCTTGTAAATTTTGCGCCCTTTTAGGATCAGTTACCATTGCTATGGTACCTCCATCATTGATAAGAAACACTTGGAATGAACTTCCCGTTATTTTCTCATACATAATTTATTGTAGCAATAATTTTATTATATTCAAGATTTTACTTAACTTTCCGGTATATGCAACGTTCTGCTACTTTAGAACTATTCGGTATGGATTATAATTATTTATGAAAACAATTTATAAAAGAATTTGGCCAGATATGTTTGATGGCGACAAAGAGCTTTCGCTTGATTTTCGTTTAGCTGATTTTGAACTTGAAGTCGGAGATGAAATTGCTTATCAGGAATGGGACCCGGCAATAAAACAATATACCGGGCGAGAATATAGAAAAATAGTTAAAACATTAGTTAATTGTGAAAGCCCGACAAGATATTGGACGGTTGAGGAGCTTAATAAACACGGATTGTATCTGATGGAATTTGAACCATGAACCTGACCAATGAAAGTTATACGATAATTATGGGCACCAAAAATTTTACCGAAAAGTATTTCAAAGACAAATCGGGGTGGCTTAAAATTTCAGCAAAGGGCAAAGAATTTCGAATGACGGCCGAACAAGTTCTCAATCATATATTGCCGGCAATAGCGGGGATTAAAAAGAATTTGATAATAAAGGTGGAACACCGGGACAAGATTCAGGGGCTCCCCTGGCGGGTAGTAATTGGGCAAAAGAACCGATAGAATAATATTAGGGAAAAACGAGATGAAAAACTTGTCAAAACTTTTTGTTTCGGTGGTTGGTTGTGAATTGGTCGGAATTTTGGGGACGCCGTTTACCCTGTCGGCAATCCCGGGATGGTACGCGGGTCTTAACAAACCATCTTTTGCTCCACCCAATTGGCTTTTTGGACCGGCCTGGACGACTCTGTATTTCTTGATGGGAGTGGCAATTTATCTTGTCTGGAAACAGGGGTGGAAGAAAAATGAAGTC
The sequence above is a segment of the Candidatus Shapirobacteria bacterium genome. Coding sequences within it:
- a CDS encoding nucleoside deaminase, whose amino-acid sequence is MLNEEQIRKYLELSIDLAKEGFEKDNYPIGSIIVNSQGNIIAKGFNENTTQKDITAHAEILCIRQSGLALSKDATGENILFTSLEPCFGCSFFIARTNIKKIYWALEDPHRGGIGDLKSEIMFKDFFPNIELVSEPYEDLKGQSKDLMRKFFLAKGNAKTANLYS
- a CDS encoding HAD-IA family hydrolase is translated as MINTIIFDFSRVLLFAKDKVYKEDLNPLHKKLLAENPNYAFLDYFELNEELLAYLETIKKKFDLYIFTSGSIQNAKEIKTRIAGIFRGILSAEVMGVSKKDPQAYVSLTKKLAKNPNEVIYIDDSQTIIQAASRAGLNTIQFLDNASVVKKISQLK
- a CDS encoding inositol monophosphatase family protein encodes the protein MIVEASDELLDFTLNTPISAEHKADKSVVTHCDKQIENRLVKIAQSNNLQVVPEEGDKVLEIVKSGNYLTIDPIDGTLGYLEYVNKAIDKGDITDFLKEDLGAASDFCLLLGLVENGIPTFGACYNFITKEKILIDGNNPDNLIRENNTRGYSQEYAIYVDQRPGDFIERELINMSGVSIIKQAALGLKSLYTVINPHKSAITVHRVQIAGLWDIIPAAVACRAFGGKVYDDKGEELKLQDYIALPGTGATIIKGDKFNFVLDLLKKPRQ
- a CDS encoding NUDIX hydrolase; translated protein: MNNKLPPCCYRVSIKALIFKDEKILLIKEADGRWSLPGGGLEVGESFSSAVTRELEEEIGVKATKVSSQPLYTWTLVSVNKHGNLVPKVILAFVVETDSFNFKNDSSESVEINFFSKLEILTLDLHPNAQELCKVL
- a CDS encoding acetate--CoA ligase family protein; its protein translation is MSRDLSGLFNPKSIAVIGASRSPKKLGAIVLKNINISGFSGRVYPVNPNVYNVGPVKFYPDVASLPEVPDLAVIAIPAGGVLGVLEECGKAGIKNIVIFSAGFKEAGEEGQALEKQLIAIATYYKFNILGPNCLGFASTVPPLNVTFGQVIKNRSSLRFISQSGALASSLFDWCQSTGLGFNSFITIGNKAVVNENDILEYWLPQLGKSSETTRPVGLYLESIVSGQDFIKTVKQITPHNPVFILKPGRSAAAVEAMRSHTGAIAGEDRVLRAALAEAGAIHCQELGDFFDLAQALAWKNAPRGPQVAIVSNAGGPAVMTTDTVADCGLEMAKFSRATHQKLLECLPRVASALNPVDVLGDALAQRFGEALEIILQEKTAHAIVALLTPQLMTQIEKTAEIIGKLSARYSQPIFCSFIGGYHTVDGKKILNQYKIPNYSYPERAIKVIAKMWQWQNWRKHRSVSRLSGRLLTENLPGVEKILNQAVAAKLPTLDNLQADRLMGMIKVPTPPTEVITSVNQAVIFGRKYGWPVVLKLSSVGLLHKSNVGGVIVGIKSARELTNDFNKLVRKTAKLKKENGQETGIQIQKQVVGGIEIIFGIRRDACFGHIFLFGAGGKYAEVLDDHNLGLLPITLEKAKKLVARSKIFKMLSGYRDDPPYNLSRLYEIMMTLGQLVTSYPQIKEIEVNPMIITHKGVWAVDPKVILNQENN
- a CDS encoding SDR family oxidoreductase, coding for MKLENKVAIVTGAASGIGRAIAVLFAKEGAKVIVSDINAQGVGQVVSEITAAHGIATAASADVARQEEVDSLIDSAVKTYGTLDILVNNAGIMDNFVPIADVTDELWEKVLGVNLTGPMRTIRKAMPIFSQNKKGNIINISSIGGLQGSRAGAAYTASKHAVIGLTKNIGFQYAKEGIRCNAITPGGVNTNIGKTIDNPNKFGMERAMSGVGNNPRMGEPLEIAQVALFLASDDSSLVNGAVITADSGWTAY
- a CDS encoding [Fe-Fe] hydrogenase large subunit C-terminal domain-containing protein, with amino-acid sequence MNESQTLTELLKNGSPLVAMLAPSFPIVFNPKTIVGQLKRAGFQQVVEISVGAKRTNEMIIEALKKDETSRFIASPCPNIVRMIRTKFPEAVKYLALSADSPMVATTRIVIEKFSGKRPVFIGPCLVKRLEAAQDYPELNILCITYRDLQQIFADLKIEEEERDKNVAFDLSGEETRLYPISGGLAQSSGVRDLLSDDDIEVVSGAKNAEEAVKRFLDSDHLRLLDILFCEGGCISGPGIDSPLTLEERRKKVTDYWNRQVGQLP
- the mltG gene encoding endolytic transglycosylase MltG produces the protein MTKYKIVLIIAGLFLTVGVSLSVTYFMFFGAPVPKTQNTQVFTVTLKSAESVIIDKLKSQGFIRSPLAFNLVLYIKNKHNQIEPGGYFLSKNMNVWRVADKLTTSPDMKWVIIPEGLRKEEIGEIFTKTFNWTSDDLDKWNTVYTAMKLDYHEGVYFPDTYLIPVGESGLDIANRMINRFNQKFDPYLPQFAKQNIIWTTGLRLASIIQREAAGKADMPLIAGILWNRLLKEDMKLEIDATVQYARGKTDEGWWSPIKSSDIKNIDSPYNTYKYKGLPPHPISNPGIDAIEAVLNPTDTDCLYYIHDNNRQIHCAPTYKEHLHNIEKYLR